A region of the Mytilus edulis chromosome 11, xbMytEdul2.2, whole genome shotgun sequence genome:
ATTATTTATAGACACAaagattttaacatatttatgTGGACCTGTAGAAGACTTACTACacacgggatagcacatccttaCAGTTATGTTGTTCACATAGTGTATTATCATATTGTGGTGTACTGTCGTCAATTCATAGAAGGTGTCCGTTGTTGAAATGCGGTCTACATGTTGTAATGTccttttatgttatttatttacGTATTGCTGTGTCCGTTGTCCTCTAACGTTTTTTTTCTGTCACcaaatgttgtcaatataattgttattttaacATTGCCGTATACGCTAGAGGTTTTGTTAGCTATAAATCTAGGTTCAACATAccgttttttttttagacaatttcctgtaccaagtcagtggGATaaaaatagtccgtttctatgtaaggtggtggttttttttttggtgggatGCAGTTTAGTGTTTCGgtttttttcggttttttacttcttatagttgatgtttttctcTCAATGTTCTGTGAACCGggtttgttttcgcttaatcgatttagTACTTTTCAACAAAGGCATACAATTGTTGCTCATTTAAAGAGCCCGTATAAATATCAATAGTGCTTTAAAGCACAATAAATATCATTGCAATGATGAATATTGCTGACTGCTGAACGTAGTTCTGCTAGATGATGTTGAAAAAGCAAGCAAGCCATGTATTCGTTTTAAATTCAAGTTTGATTAAAATTGCAAAATGTCAAATGCACTATCAAACTCAGATGTCGAAAAAACCGAAcaacaattttaatttaaaacattcaaTCGATGGCAATAAACGACCTTGTTTATGAAAATCTATAAACAAAACACAGGCAGCTATGAGTAAACGCgataaatataggcaacagtagtatactgctgttcgaaactcataaatcgatagtgaaaaaaaaatccgggatacaaactaaaactgagggaaacgcatcaaatataagaggagaacaacgacacaacataaacacaacatcaaaatgtaacacacacagaaacaaactataatatagcaatggccattttcctgactttgtacaggacgttttaagaaaaaatgttggGTCAAACCTGGTTTTGTGGATTGTCTCctcaagaaaaaaagtttaacacTTGACAAAACTtcgtacaaataagtcaaatattcATTGGAATAACATATTGGCAATATGTATGCAATATGTTAATAAAGTTTGATTGATTTATTGCATGACAAAAACCAGGAACACCATACGTTGTTGTGTAGAACGACGGATGGAATGAgagacggacggactgacgagTTCTGCTTTCTAATCTTGCAATACACATAAATTGAATGATGATAGTGATCATATGTCATTTACAACAGACCTCAAATGTCATTTATAAGCTGTGAACGCCATATACTGCAATCATTGTCCAATTTGTGATAAATATATAAGTATAATATGACATTTGATATTAATCCAGGATTGAAATAGattttaaaagtgcattttgtATCAGACAATCATTTAGATATTAATATTTATGTACTGCCACTGTATTGCTCAAGactttacaaaatgtacaatttaaGATTTTGTGAACTTGCATGGTTTATTGTTGTAACCTTTTACACCCGATTACCAAGTATTGAGTCAATAGTTTGATTAGGAAAGAGGATTCCATTCTTTCAGTAATGTTGGACTCTTATTtctgtgctttgttgtaattgtTACTTGATTTTTTTGTCTAGTTCCTGTATTCTTAATTTAGTCGattacaaatatgtttttgttttttttcttatgtaaTGTCGATAAAGGAAATTTGAGTGCACATATACTTGTTCTACAAATGTACAATTTGAGGAAACTGTAGCTttgtggttgtcgttggttcatgtttgtcatatttgccTGTGCATACAATATGTTGTACAATTAATTCGTTAGTTTTCTACACTAAATTGTTCTCAATTTTCCATATTGGGGTCATTTATAACCGACTACACCGTTTTTCTCATTCTTAAAAGCCGTACGGTTGACGGTAATTGTTTacattcatttcatttaaaactttacTAGAAAATTGTTCCCATTTGCATTTTCCGTTTCtatatgaataaattattttgattatattagattttttaactTACCAGATATGAATTTACAGACTCATTTGGGCGGCAACGAGTACAGCAATGTATGTATTTTCGAACGCTTTAACGTATGAACATACCGTTTTTGTactattataatataattaattttcTCATGTCACGCACTATGCCCCTTTTTATTATGGGTATGCACTACATTTGACCATATTTTACACGCTTTTTTAATATAGCATTTTGAAAAAGTTGATAAAATCGGTCaagataattttttaataaaatttgcaaCTTTCGAGAGTTTTATACAATTAATATGTAAGACTGTTCGTAAATTATGTTGTACATTATGTCCCGTGGTGTCTGTTGTTGGGTGAAGTTTTTCGTTATTGCTCTGCTGATTGCATGTTAAGTCGACtatcatattatttgttttatttgtgagTTTCTCTGTGATGAGTGTTATTGTGGATACATTTGTTTATGCTGTATTTTTATCACGTAGTGTTTTCATTTAAGTGATGTTTGGAACATAATCATATAAGCGAGAGGTTTGGCTAGTCATGAAACAATGTTGAACCCAGCATTTTTGTCTTTAATTGTCTTGTATTAAGTGAAGAATATGGCAATTAtaatcaaatagttcgtttctatgtatgttagcTCAACTTTTTGATGCATTTCAGTGTTCTTGTTGTTTCTGTGTTTTCCTCCAATATATAATGTatttccctcgattttagtttgtaactcggattttaTTTCTCTCACTCGATTTATGATATTTGCGGCTGTATTTTACCaaaattacaacaacaacaatgtgatcaatccttttttttttaaaattgccacataaggggaggtaaatcagctataaaagggagataactcagataaaatAATCTTTATAATAGAATCTGTTGTGAATTTGCACATGTTATACTGTAGCAAAGGTAAACTACTCCGTTTACcccatttgttttctttttcttatcttaaaTCATATTACTATCTTCTCATTTTTATTCTTTAATgtctatggtgtagttttcttttATGATTGCTTTTTCCGTGCATTATCTTTACACAATCTGACAATTTTGCTCAACTAATAAGCACGAAAAAATCAAGGTTGCCTAcactttttatcatatttttcaaaaaaggACGATAGACACTTCATTTTGACAAATTGTCAATATATCCTATGGATTGTGATCGAGACATTTTGTACTGATGGGCCTGTCTACTCTAACTTGCTAGttatattgcaattttgattGACAGTCATACAATTGACAATTGATGGACTAGTAATTAGTGTATGTTCATATGTGCACATAAAGGGAACTTTGATTATCACAGATGCAGTTTAATTCGCCTGCTCGATTATGTGCCAATATCAACAACTACtaaccagattttttttatttactcctAGGATGTTTACTActctgttttaaaataacaagcattttaaaatactgttataaattgatagtttgAAAATAATGGAACTAAAAAGCAGAAAAAGATAAAGGGTAGGTGTGCTTTGATTCGTGGTATAAGTTTTGgcaaatttggcgggaaataattctctctagatttttcttcaTCTTTACATTGGCgcctttttttctttcaaaaataataaaaaaaaaataacatggattttataagattttcagagAAGACATTTTCAACTAATTTCAatcaaattatgaaaagaaaagtagggttATTGGGCAAAATGTGTTAGTGGTACTTAAAGGATAAAACCAGAAgattccaaaaatctgacaaaaattcaaaaacaagaggagCATAAATCCCTAGGTCAATAACCTAAAACTATCAGCAAAACATAATAATCAAATGGTACCATGTTATCAACATTCATAAGGAGAAAATATCATGAATCAAACACCTTCAttccggtttttttttatcattagtaTTATTTAGGGGCCCATTGTTTCTGTATGTTAAGAATGTACTttggtgaggttttggaataagtgtcaaatgttcgggCTCCTTGGTATTTTGCCATATGATACAccgtaaaatattttgccccataacacctttttatcttttaacataagagttaatagctcataaaaggtcatttgacaaaatttaagcagattcttgattttctttcttttgatttgagacctaTATAATACCATTGCAAATATAacgtaaaagtccgagtcagccttttctcctatattttataaattaaatagcTCGAAACGTACCTCCATGacctttcaatatttttatttgattttgatcCTTAATTAATACTCTtacagcttaaagtatcaattttgaattcttgatttatttaattttaccgtatatcacctaagtacatccttaaagaaaCTTGATGAATTTTAAATAGATATGGAAAAAGATGTCTTAATATACATGTCAAAAATTGTTACCGATGTATTCAAACAATTATCAAACCATGAAGAACGGTATACATGTAACGTCAAAAGTCAACTCCATAGTTGGTTCAATAATATCCAGTAAGATTTAAAAATATACAGCACAACTTAAGAATAactgtaaaaatcttttgaacaaaattagttttattacagatatatatGCCCGTACTGCATTACAAGCATACAAGCATTAGCATGATTAACTTATGCTATAAATGATTGACTGTAAAATAAGAATAGGTTTCAATGCGCATCTGAGCCGTTAGATCATGTGATCTTATACTATCACTTGGATTCcagaattgaaaataaatacattctactatttgatgaaattttccttaattaataattttttgttgATAATATGGAAAAATAATTGAGGACTTAATCAATCAACAAACATGGCGGTTTTATGTTGAAATGGTTTGAGTTGTAGAATTGCattgctccgaaagggtaagtagatcctgctccacatgtggcactcgtcgtgttgctcatgtgattacaaatccggtgaatagtctaattcggtaggtcacattcgtaaaCAGGGAAGGGTATAGTAGTTTCGATATAAGGAATATGTCCGATATAATCTGTGAAACGGTTCTTCCATGagagtcaaccaactcgtgatggcgtccgtaaaatgtacgaagggatgatttcaactttaccattgatttcaacttcaccatcaagatatgaggcagacttgaAGTTAAAGTATAAAGTATAAAGCATACAAGTAAGATCTATCTAGaaataaaaccaagttcaacttTCTGCATAGCGTTTGTACCAATTCTGGAAAGAGACAGTTGTttcccattcgtttgatttgtatgagcttttcattttgtgaatcaataagggactttccgttatgaattttccttggcgttcgatatttttttgttattttacacaTTGCTGACGTCTTTTCATTCTTGTTAAGAAGCTTTTTTTATGACGTCAGCATCATGTGAGTTTAGGAATAGATTGGTAAGAAGAGGAGCACAGCTAAATTCCATTAGAATGCCgacatattgtttgaaaatacgccacctctagaataagCAATTTCACATAGACTATATAGCCCGGCTTTGATTGTTGATCAAGTATATGTAAATAATTCATGGAACACTGGCAATATAACGTTGTTTGAAGAGTCATTTATGTAATTAAGGTCTCGAATGTGGAGAAGAcagattcatttttttcattttaggttGAAATTTCAAAGCAACATAGAGCAGGCCTATAATTATCCAGGTTAACCTCCTTGGTGAGTCTCATGGAAGATAAGTTTCAATTGAATATTTAAACCCTAATTAGTTTATCAAGTAATTTATGTAATGTAATGTGATAATATACACATAAACGATGGAGTGTGGGTTGATCTTCGGGTATACCATTGAGCAATACAATTGGAAGAATGATTTTAACTATCCAAAGACTAGTTTTAGTCATGTTGCTCGTTTTTTGCTTGTTGATTATTCTTTTCCCTATAACTCTTACCATATGACAGATAGAGAGCCACTATGAAATTACTAAAAAATTACCAGACGGACAAATATTAACTCATACTTTAATTCATTtacaaaagttatcaaaggtaccattttgatttaatttaatacgccagacgcgcgtttcgtctacataagactcataagtgacgctcagatcaaaatagttataaagccaaacaagtacaaggctgaagagaattgaggacccaaaattccaaaaagttgtgcttgttaggtaatctatgccttggataagaaaatccttagtttttcgaacaatTCCAAGaactggaaatttaaaaaaaaatgaccatataactgatattcatgtcaactccgaagtgctgactactcggCTGGTAATACccccggggacgaaacgtccaccagcagtggtatcaacccaatggtgtaaatagttatcaaaggtaccatgattatgatttaatacgccagacgcccgtttcgtctacaacaaTTATTACCCTTACCATGATAATATTTTATGtcttaaaaaatcaagaattccGTAATTATACCACataaataacttattttgaattaatgaaatataaacaaatatcactgaccttttcaaaatttatatatcaGATTAACACGACAAACTCTCAACGACTATTTCAGATCTTTCGTTCCATAttgttgattttcctttttttcaaacgGTTATGTTACTTTGACATCTTACAGTGTTAATATATCATAACTTATTCGCTATGTCCAGGATTTTCGTGACTTGTTggattttatttatgttttaatagTAAATTATGAAGTAAAGAATGTCGTGATCAGTAATTACTTAAAACTTGTACTAAATTATTCCATAGACACAAAAAAATTTGGTTCGAAATTATAAGTTAACCTGTAGACGACTTGTTACATACTGGATATCACGTCCATATGTTTACCGTGATGTTGATCACATAGTTCATAATAATATTGTTGTGTCATGGTGTACTGTCGTAAATTCATGGGAGGTGTCCGATTTTAATATGTGGTTAATAGGTTGTAATGTCcttttatgttatttattaatgtatttctctgtccATGGTCTTCTTGCGTTTGTTTGTAATGTATTTCTTTCACGTAATGTTGTCAACTGTTTGTATTTGTAGCACTGCCATATAAGCAGGTGGTTTGgccagctataaaaccaggatcaAATAGACCGTTTGTATGTTTGTTGGCGCTTGTTTTTGGTGCAGTCAAGTGTTTCTCTTTTCGGTTGTTTCTTCTCATAGTTGCTATCTTTTCCCAAGTTTTgttttgtaacccagatttgttttcgcttTTTCGCTTTATTACAATTCAACAGCTGCATAtaactgttgccttcatttaccGAGCCCGTATCAATATCAATAATGAATTAAAGCACAATAAGCATAATTGCTATACACACTGTTGATTGTAGCTAACTGTTCAGACTAGTTATCGTCTCAATGGCAAGCTTACCTAATATTCGTTTTATATTCAAGTTTGATTAAAATTGCATAATACCAAATGCAATATCAAATTGCATAATACCAAATGCAATATCAAACTCAGAAGTAGAAAATCAACTGACATTGACATGGCAGAGAAATAAAAGGATCAGATGACAAACATCATTAAacaccatatagaaaaaaaaggCCCCCCAAAACACGGCTGTTATCTTTTATAAAGAGTCGACTTATGGCTCATAATTTGCCGACGATTTTTCTTTTTCCAATTTCTCTCTTTCTTTTTAtttccgtttaaaaaaaatatcatatgcaAAGGGTAACAATTTTTACAAAAGGCAGCTACAACAATAATAAGTCTATTGTTAACTGTGGTTATGTAGAGCGTATTCGTTGCTCTACTGCTTAAAGACCCCTTATTTACAAAAGCATATATCTGAATGGATGATGATACAGAATCGGTAACAATACAAACAGAACATTCTACAGCATAAAtcagatacagaaaattttcctttatatttaatttaccgtttatagaaaataaatgttttccAATTATATCTTTAAATCTATAAACAATAATTGTGTGCTTGTTTATTGCATAGTAGAATAATACAATGTATTACAAATCTATGATCTTTTGAACCATTTGTTTAGCAATTGTGCCAATTACACTGCCCATTACCATCTCTGGCACATACGGTGTCATAATGACATGGTGAATATCCACATTGATTGTTGGAACGTTGTCCGAATTGCGGAGGATCATACATATGTggaatctaaaaataaaaaacaaacagctTGCAAATATACCAgaataaaagttttatatttgcgccagacgcgccagacgggcgtttcgtctacacaagactcgtTAAAAAAGTGACGCTCTAAACGtctgttatattttcatttttgtctgAAATATGCATTTCATTTCTTAATATATATCATAATCAATTAGTTGTTTCAACAAAATTCCTTTACTACTGACCTTATGCTTTATTAATTGTCATATTAACTGCAAAATATTGTTTGTGATATTAACGTATGATTTTAGTCTGTAAAACGTCAActataacaaatgtaaaacttcTGATGTTATACTTGTGTATTCCACTAGATGTACAAAAATATAGTGTACGTTCAGGAAAAGAACATATTAACACAACAATTAAACGGAAGGTCAACCAGAATAAATCGCGACTAATTTGGACTGCTACAGGAAATTAGATCACATTGATTAGCGAATATAATTTAGCCTTGTAACAACCAACATAGGCCAATGCAACAAAGCATACCTCACAATCACAGTTCTCTTGATATTTTCCTGCAAGGCCTACTAACAATTTGTTCGATGCACTGGATGCCTCAACTTGGAGTTGACATAAGTTATGATGCATTTTCCCACCATATACAGAGACTGAAAAGAGTATAAATAGATTATGTCATCATCACACTGGTACATAATTTTTGTCTGGTAATCAAAAGGAATACTTCAAACGAACGGGTACTGACAGCATCCAGAATTGATAAGATTGCCCACAATCAAgataaataaactaaatattttgGAATTCTTTAAAAATTCGACTGAAAAACTGTAAAACCAACATGCTATGTGTTGATTCATGAAAGATTAACACAACTTATTTGCAACAACAAATGGTACGTTTCCGAACTTAAATGGATtgtagtattatttttttacttacaCACGGAATTAACTCTACGTTTGTTTCTGGAGCCTTTTCTATTAAGAAAtctgttaacaaaaaaaaaaacattgctttgATGTGTACTTTTTCAAATCATTAACTAGTCTGCACAAGTTTCTTATACGACAAAGTGCATCAACATCGACAGTGCATTTACCTGAGAGAAAATAGCTTGATCCCACATTCAAAACTACAGGTCCACACATATAACTTCCTTTTGGTGTCACGAGTGTCGTTTTATTGGACAATGTATCATACATCCCTTTCCCCTGGTAAAGAAAGATTgtgaaaaacatgtatttataaagATTATATTGTATTATCGCGAAAATTTCCTTTGGTCTTGCTGACTGAGTATTTTCTTTCTCAGCGGAGTTTGACAGTTTTATCTTGAAAAGAGTGTTTGCACTAACATTTGGTCAGTTAGGTTTTCGGCAGGAATAATTGAATTGTAATACTAAAATACCACCCTTTTTTAAAGGAACAAGGGGATAAGCAGTCTTTGAATAACTACTCCAGAACagcaaaaacaataacaaatcaaCCACTACTCTTACCCCAACCTCACTAATACTATTAAGAAAACTATGTGACGATGACAATAATTCCATCAGTTTAATACATTTAGTACTTACTTGATAGAACTTTGTCACGGATATTTCGTAGTTTTTGACATAAAAGTTTTCTGAGAATGATTCAATGTTAGCCTTAACGactgaaatataaagaaaaatatatttattcatgcGATTGTACTTGTTAGAACGATTGGTCTATTTGAtggcaaataaacaaatatacaaatatgtcCAAATAGACTTTCTTAGTTGTTTTCGCATATATGTTTACCCCTGATAAAACTAGTTAAATGTGTCTGAAACTAATTGTGCGTCTGACGTGTAATAGgtgtgaattatttttttgcatttaaatgtTAACCTTGTTACATAAAAATGATCGTTTTAAAAGTGGACAATACGTGACATACCAAGTGACACatattgttttaaacatttgATCGTGATATGTAATAGGTGTCATGTCGACTAACTTCACGTCTGACGTTAATGTCAAATATTGTTGCAATTGTCTACACTTCATACAAAT
Encoded here:
- the LOC139495676 gene encoding metalloproteinase inhibitor 3-like isoform X1, translated to MFFVQLLLTSKLHLFGSYWFLQILILDINKMRTMMMYSSFLVICLFAMSEQCGCPAPYTQQIVCGSPIVVKANIESFSENFYVKNYEISVTKFYQGKGMYDTLSNKTTLVTPKGSYMCGPVVLNVGSSYFLSVSVYGGKMHHNLCQLQVEASSASNKLLVGLAGKYQENCDCEIPHMYDPPQFGQRSNNQCGYSPCHYDTVCARDGNGQCNWHNC
- the LOC139495676 gene encoding metalloproteinase inhibitor 3-like isoform X2, with translation MRTMMMYSSFLVICLFAMSEQCGCPAPYTQQIVCGSPIVVKANIESFSENFYVKNYEISVTKFYQGKGMYDTLSNKTTLVTPKGSYMCGPVVLNVGSSYFLSVSVYGGKMHHNLCQLQVEASSASNKLLVGLAGKYQENCDCEIPHMYDPPQFGQRSNNQCGYSPCHYDTVCARDGNGQCNWHNC